In Mycobacterium gallinarum, a single window of DNA contains:
- the lpdA gene encoding dihydrolipoyl dehydrogenase, whose amino-acid sequence MTHYDVVVLGAGPGGYVAAIRAAQLGLNTAVVEPKYWGGVCLNVGCIPSKSLLRNAELSHIITKEAKLFGINGEATMDYGVAFDRSRKVADGRVAGVHFLMKKNKITEIHGYGKFKDANTLEVALNEGGTEAVTFDNCIIATGSSTRLVPGTSLSENVVTYEKLIMTRELPSSVVIAGAGAIGMEFGYVLNNFGVDVTIVEFLPRALPNEDAEVSKEIEKQFKKLGVKILTGTKVESIDDDGSQVKVTVSKDGKSEELKADKVLQAIGFAPNIEGYGLDVTGVEVTDRKAIGIDDYMRTNVPHIYAIGDVTGKLMLAHVAEAMGVVAAETIAGAETLALGDYRMLPRATFCQPQVASFGLTEEQARDEGYDVKVAKFPLTANAKAHGLGDPSGFVKLIADAKYGELLGGHLIGHDVSELLPELTLAQKWDLTVNELTRNVHTHPTLSEALQECFHGLAGHMINF is encoded by the coding sequence GTGACCCACTATGACGTCGTCGTTCTCGGAGCCGGCCCCGGCGGATACGTCGCTGCCATTCGCGCCGCCCAACTCGGACTGAACACCGCAGTCGTCGAACCCAAGTATTGGGGCGGGGTGTGCCTCAACGTGGGGTGCATTCCATCCAAGTCGCTGCTGCGCAACGCGGAGCTTTCCCACATCATCACCAAGGAGGCCAAGCTCTTCGGCATCAATGGTGAAGCCACCATGGACTACGGCGTGGCGTTCGACCGCAGCCGCAAGGTCGCCGACGGCCGTGTCGCCGGCGTGCACTTCCTGATGAAGAAGAACAAGATCACCGAGATCCACGGCTACGGGAAGTTCAAGGACGCCAACACACTCGAGGTCGCCCTCAACGAGGGCGGGACCGAGGCGGTCACCTTCGACAACTGCATCATCGCGACCGGCAGCAGCACCCGATTGGTGCCCGGCACGTCGCTGTCGGAGAACGTCGTCACGTACGAGAAGCTGATCATGACGCGCGAATTGCCGTCCTCGGTCGTCATCGCCGGCGCCGGGGCGATCGGCATGGAATTCGGCTACGTGTTGAACAACTTCGGCGTCGATGTGACCATCGTCGAGTTCCTGCCGCGGGCGTTGCCGAACGAGGACGCCGAGGTGTCCAAGGAGATCGAGAAGCAGTTCAAGAAGCTCGGTGTCAAGATCCTGACAGGCACCAAGGTGGAGTCCATCGACGACGATGGCAGCCAGGTGAAAGTCACCGTCAGCAAGGACGGCAAGTCCGAGGAGCTCAAGGCCGATAAGGTGTTGCAGGCCATCGGATTTGCGCCCAACATCGAGGGCTATGGACTCGACGTCACCGGCGTGGAGGTCACCGATCGCAAGGCGATCGGCATCGACGACTACATGCGCACCAACGTGCCGCACATCTACGCCATCGGCGATGTCACCGGGAAGCTGATGCTGGCCCACGTCGCCGAGGCGATGGGGGTCGTCGCGGCCGAAACCATCGCAGGCGCAGAGACTTTGGCGCTCGGTGACTACCGGATGTTGCCGCGTGCCACGTTCTGCCAGCCGCAGGTCGCCAGCTTCGGGCTCACCGAGGAGCAGGCCCGCGACGAGGGCTATGACGTCAAGGTCGCCAAGTTCCCGCTCACCGCGAACGCGAAGGCGCACGGTCTGGGTGATCCGAGTGGGTTCGTGAAGCTGATCGCCGACGCGAAGTACGGCGAGTTGCTCGGCGGTCACTTGATCGGGCATGACGTCTCAGAATTGCTGCCAGAGCTGACCCTGGCGCAGAAGTGGGATCTGACGGTCAACGAGCTGACCCGCAACGTGCATACCCACCCGACGCTGTCGGAAGCGCTGCAGGAATGCTTCCACGGCTTGGCCGGCCACATGATCAACTTTTGA
- a CDS encoding carboxymuconolactone decarboxylase family protein: MSATEPARIAPGGFKELGPFGWVAAKVGAYGIRRPRFSLSNVLGQHRVLFPIWLPMSLYLLYAGKLSRHDTETVILRVGHLRNCEYELQQHRRLARSRGIGPEIQAKIFEGPDADGLTERQRALITATDEFVVTRGVSPETWAELARQLTKPQLIEFCMLAAQYDGLAATINTLNVPLDFPD, encoded by the coding sequence ATGAGTGCAACAGAACCCGCGCGCATTGCGCCCGGCGGATTCAAGGAACTCGGACCGTTCGGCTGGGTGGCCGCCAAGGTCGGCGCCTACGGCATTCGCCGACCACGGTTCAGCCTGTCCAACGTCCTCGGTCAGCACCGAGTGCTGTTCCCGATCTGGCTGCCGATGTCCCTCTACCTGCTCTACGCAGGCAAGCTGTCGAGGCACGACACCGAGACCGTCATCCTGCGGGTCGGTCATCTGCGCAACTGCGAGTACGAACTGCAACAGCATCGCCGTCTGGCCCGCAGCCGCGGCATCGGTCCCGAGATCCAGGCCAAGATCTTCGAAGGTCCCGACGCGGACGGCTTGACCGAGCGACAGCGCGCACTCATCACCGCCACCGACGAGTTCGTCGTCACGCGCGGGGTATCGCCCGAAACGTGGGCGGAACTGGCCCGCCAGCTCACGAAGCCACAGCTCATCGAGTTCTGCATGCTGGCGGCTCAGTACGACGGGTTGGCCGCGACCATCAACACGTTGAACGTGCCGCTTGACTTTCCCGACTGA
- the ramB gene encoding acetate metabolism transcriptional regulator RamB, which produces MPKTFVGSRVRQLRGERGYSQAALAQMLGISPSYLNQIEHDVRPLTVSVLLRITDVFGVDATFFASEDDTRLVAELREVTLDRDVAIDVDLAEISDMVTSHPALAHAMVNLHRRYRLTTAQLAAVTEDRHSDSSGLSSGSGAITMPHEEVRDYFYQRQNYLHELDTAAEDLTIRMRMHRAELTRELADRLTRVHGVHIKQRIDLGGTVLHRYDPVSKTLEISGHLSSGQTVFRMAAELAYLEFGELIDKLVDDGNFTSEESTVLARLGLANYFAAATVLPYRQFHDVAEKFRYDVERLSAFYAVSFETIAHRLSTLQRPSMRGVPLSFVRVDRAGNMSKRQSATGFHFSSSGGTCPLWNVYETFASPGKIGVQIAQMPDGRNYMWVARTVERRAHRYGQPGKTFAIGLGCELRHAHRLVYSEGLDLSGDNSTPIGAGCRVCERDNCPQRAFPALGRALDIDEHRSTVSPYLVKQS; this is translated from the coding sequence GTGCCAAAAACGTTCGTCGGCTCTCGGGTCCGGCAACTCCGTGGAGAACGGGGCTACAGCCAGGCGGCACTGGCCCAGATGCTAGGAATCTCGCCGAGTTATCTCAACCAGATCGAGCACGACGTACGGCCGCTGACGGTGTCTGTCCTGCTGCGGATCACCGACGTGTTCGGGGTGGATGCGACGTTCTTCGCCTCCGAGGACGACACCCGGCTGGTCGCCGAGCTGCGCGAGGTGACCCTCGATCGCGACGTGGCGATCGACGTCGATCTTGCCGAGATCTCTGACATGGTCACCTCGCATCCGGCACTGGCGCACGCCATGGTGAACCTGCACCGCCGCTACCGGTTGACCACCGCGCAGCTGGCCGCCGTAACCGAGGACAGGCACTCCGACAGCAGCGGCTTGAGCTCCGGGTCTGGCGCGATCACGATGCCGCACGAGGAGGTCCGCGACTACTTCTATCAGCGGCAGAACTACCTGCACGAGCTCGACACCGCCGCCGAAGACCTCACCATCCGGATGCGGATGCACCGCGCGGAGCTGACGCGCGAGCTGGCTGACCGGCTGACCAGGGTCCACGGTGTGCACATCAAGCAGCGAATCGACCTGGGCGGCACGGTGTTACACCGATACGACCCGGTTTCCAAGACCCTGGAGATCAGCGGCCACCTGTCGTCGGGGCAGACGGTCTTCAGGATGGCCGCAGAGCTGGCGTATCTGGAGTTCGGCGAGCTGATCGACAAGCTCGTCGACGACGGTAACTTCACCAGCGAGGAGTCGACCGTGCTTGCGCGCCTGGGTCTCGCGAATTATTTCGCGGCCGCAACAGTGTTGCCGTACCGGCAGTTTCACGACGTTGCCGAGAAGTTCCGCTACGACGTCGAACGCCTGTCTGCTTTCTACGCCGTCTCGTTCGAGACGATCGCGCACCGACTGTCGACACTGCAACGACCCTCGATGCGGGGGGTGCCGTTGTCGTTCGTCCGAGTCGACCGCGCGGGAAACATGTCAAAGCGGCAGTCCGCCACGGGATTTCACTTCTCGTCGAGCGGTGGAACCTGCCCGCTGTGGAATGTCTACGAAACGTTCGCGAGCCCCGGCAAGATCGGCGTGCAGATCGCGCAGATGCCCGACGGGCGCAACTACATGTGGGTGGCCCGCACGGTCGAACGCCGTGCGCACCGCTACGGCCAGCCGGGCAAGACCTTCGCGATCGGCCTCGGCTGCGAATTGCGGCACGCGCACCGGCTGGTCTATTCGGAGGGCCTGGATCTGTCGGGCGACAACTCGACACCGATCGGCGCCGGCTGCCGCGTCTGCGAGCGGGACAACTGCCCGCAGCGGGCCTTCCCCGCGCTCGGCCGCGCACTGGACATCGATGAGCACCGCAGCACGGTGTCGCCCTATCTAGTCAAGCAGTCCTAA
- a CDS encoding acyl-[acyl-carrier-protein] thioesterase — MGGEPTTGLAKAMMPVPDPHPDVFDIEWPLRVADVDRGGRLKFDAATRHIQDIGSDQLREMGYEETHPLWIVRRTMVDLIRPIEFKDMLRLRRWCSGTSNRWCEMRVRVDGRKGGLIESEAFWININQETQGPARISDDFLEGLQRTTDINRLRWKAYLKAGSREDADEIRDYPVRVSDIDIFDHMNNSVYWSVVEDYLYKVPELLSAPLRVTIEHDAPVALGDKLEIITHVHRPGTTDKFGPELADRTVTTLTYAVGDETKAVASIFAL; from the coding sequence ATGGGAGGCGAGCCGACTACCGGTCTGGCGAAGGCGATGATGCCGGTGCCGGATCCGCACCCCGATGTCTTCGACATCGAGTGGCCGTTGCGTGTCGCCGACGTCGATCGCGGGGGCCGGCTCAAGTTCGACGCCGCCACCAGGCACATCCAGGACATCGGCTCAGATCAGCTGCGCGAGATGGGCTACGAGGAAACCCACCCGCTGTGGATCGTCCGTCGCACGATGGTCGATTTGATCAGGCCCATCGAGTTCAAGGACATGTTGCGCCTGCGCCGCTGGTGCTCGGGCACCTCCAACCGGTGGTGCGAGATGCGGGTCCGCGTCGACGGCCGCAAGGGCGGGCTGATCGAGTCCGAGGCGTTCTGGATCAACATCAACCAGGAGACCCAGGGCCCGGCCCGCATCTCCGACGACTTCCTCGAAGGCCTGCAGCGCACGACCGATATCAACCGTCTGCGGTGGAAGGCCTACCTGAAGGCCGGCAGCCGCGAGGACGCCGACGAGATTCGCGACTATCCGGTGCGCGTCAGCGACATCGACATCTTCGACCATATGAACAACTCGGTGTACTGGTCGGTGGTCGAGGACTACCTCTACAAGGTGCCCGAACTGCTCAGCGCACCCCTGCGCGTGACCATCGAGCACGACGCCCCGGTGGCTCTCGGCGACAAGCTCGAGATCATCACCCATGTCCATCGGCCCGGTACGACGGACAAGTTCGGTCCCGAACTGGCGGATCGCACTGTTACAACGCTCACATATGCCGTCGGCGACGAGACCAAAGCCGTCGCATCGATCTTCGCGCTCTGA
- the aceA gene encoding isocitrate lyase, which yields MSTVGTPKSPEQIQHDWDTNPRWKGITRTYTPADVVALQGSVVEEATLARRGAEVLWNQLHDMEFVNSLGALTGNMAVQQVRAGLKAIYLSGWQVAGDANLSGHTYPDQSLYPANSVPQVIRRINNALLRADEIAKVEGDTSVENWLAPIVADGEAGFGGALNVYELQKAMIAAGVAGSHWEDQLASEKKCGHLGGKVLIPTQQHIRTLTSARLAADVADVPTVVIARTDAEAATLITSDVDERDRPFITGERTKEGFYRVRNGLEPCIARAKAYAPFSDLIWMETGTPDLELAAKFAEGVKSEFPDQMLAYNCSPSFNWKKHLDDATIAKFQKELGAMGFKFQFITLAGFHALNYSMFDLAYGYARNQMSAYVELQEREFDAEERGYTATKHQREVGAGYFDRIATTVDPTSSTTALAGSTEEGQFH from the coding sequence ATGTCCACTGTGGGCACGCCGAAGTCACCCGAACAGATCCAGCACGATTGGGACACCAACCCGCGCTGGAAGGGCATCACCCGTACGTACACCCCGGCCGACGTGGTCGCACTGCAGGGTTCCGTCGTCGAGGAGGCCACCCTGGCCCGCCGCGGCGCCGAGGTGCTGTGGAACCAGCTGCACGACATGGAGTTCGTCAACTCGCTCGGCGCGCTGACCGGCAACATGGCCGTCCAGCAGGTGCGTGCCGGCCTGAAGGCCATCTACCTGTCGGGTTGGCAGGTCGCCGGTGACGCGAACCTGTCCGGTCACACCTACCCGGACCAGAGCCTCTACCCGGCCAACTCGGTGCCGCAGGTGATCCGCCGCATCAACAACGCGCTGCTGCGCGCCGACGAGATCGCCAAGGTCGAGGGCGACACCTCGGTCGAGAACTGGCTCGCCCCGATCGTCGCCGACGGTGAGGCCGGCTTCGGCGGCGCGCTGAACGTCTACGAACTGCAGAAGGCGATGATCGCCGCAGGCGTCGCGGGGTCGCACTGGGAAGATCAGCTGGCGTCGGAGAAGAAGTGCGGCCACCTCGGTGGCAAGGTGCTGATCCCCACCCAGCAGCACATCCGCACGCTGACCTCGGCTCGCCTGGCTGCCGACGTCGCCGACGTGCCGACCGTCGTCATCGCGCGTACCGATGCCGAGGCCGCCACCCTCATCACCTCCGATGTCGATGAGCGGGACCGCCCGTTCATCACCGGCGAGCGGACCAAGGAAGGCTTCTACCGCGTCCGCAACGGTCTCGAGCCGTGCATCGCCCGCGCCAAGGCCTACGCGCCGTTCTCCGACCTGATCTGGATGGAGACCGGCACCCCGGACCTCGAGCTGGCCGCGAAGTTCGCCGAGGGCGTCAAGAGCGAGTTCCCCGACCAGATGCTGGCGTACAACTGCTCGCCGTCGTTCAACTGGAAGAAGCACCTCGACGACGCGACCATCGCGAAGTTCCAGAAGGAGCTCGGCGCGATGGGCTTCAAGTTCCAGTTCATCACGCTGGCCGGCTTCCACGCCCTCAACTACTCGATGTTCGATCTGGCCTACGGCTACGCCCGCAACCAGATGAGCGCCTACGTCGAGCTGCAGGAGCGCGAGTTCGACGCCGAGGAGCGCGGTTACACCGCCACCAAGCACCAGCGTGAGGTCGGCGCCGGTTACTTCGACCGGATCGCCACCACCGTCGACCCGACCAGCTCGACCACCGCGCTCGCGGGCTCGACCGAAGAGGGTCAGTTCCACTGA
- a CDS encoding 3-hydroxybutyryl-CoA dehydrogenase, producing MSIERVGVIGAGQMGSGIAEVSAKAGADVLVYEPTDELVTAGSKRLTQSLERAAAKGKLSEDDRDAALAHLKFTTDLADLADRQLVIEAVVEDEAVKGKIFAELDRVITDPDAVLASNTSSIPIMKIAAATQNPSRVLGLHFFNPVPVLPLVELVSTLVTAPEAAARTEQFASEVLGKKVVRCGDRSGFIVNALLVPYLLAAIRMAEAGVATVEDIDTAVVAGLSHPMGPLRLSDLIGLDTMKLIADSMYDEYKDANYAPPPLLLRMVEAGQLGKKSGRGFYTY from the coding sequence GTGAGCATTGAACGGGTCGGCGTCATCGGCGCCGGGCAGATGGGTTCGGGAATCGCCGAGGTATCGGCCAAGGCCGGCGCGGATGTGCTCGTCTACGAGCCGACCGACGAGCTGGTGACCGCGGGAAGCAAGCGGCTCACCCAGTCGCTGGAACGCGCAGCCGCAAAGGGCAAGCTCAGCGAAGACGATCGCGACGCGGCGCTGGCCCACCTGAAGTTCACCACCGACCTGGCCGACCTGGCTGACCGTCAGTTGGTCATCGAGGCGGTCGTCGAGGACGAGGCGGTCAAGGGCAAGATCTTCGCCGAGCTCGACAGGGTGATCACCGACCCAGATGCGGTCCTCGCATCGAACACGTCGAGCATCCCGATCATGAAAATTGCTGCGGCAACGCAGAATCCGAGCCGAGTGCTGGGTCTGCACTTCTTCAACCCGGTGCCGGTCCTGCCGCTCGTCGAGCTCGTCAGCACGCTGGTCACGGCGCCTGAAGCCGCCGCGCGCACCGAGCAGTTCGCGAGCGAGGTGCTGGGTAAGAAGGTGGTGCGATGCGGGGATCGGTCGGGCTTCATCGTCAACGCGCTGTTGGTGCCGTATCTGTTGGCGGCCATCAGGATGGCGGAGGCAGGGGTCGCGACCGTCGAGGACATCGATACCGCGGTGGTCGCCGGGCTGTCGCATCCGATGGGCCCGCTGCGGCTGTCGGATCTGATCGGCCTCGACACCATGAAGCTCATCGCCGACTCGATGTACGACGAGTACAAGGACGCGAATTATGCTCCGCCGCCGCTGCTCTTGCGCATGGTCGAGGCGGGCCAGCTGGGTAAGAAGTCAGGTCGGGGTTTCTACACGTACTGA
- a CDS encoding polyphosphate kinase 2 family protein: MSESHLPSLWTHEPHTHLEFRHGDKVADIDAGATPGFRGKKADAPALQAERNARFAELQEMLYANSRSGDPRAILLVLQGMDTAGKGGIVKHVAGAGNPQGIRYKSFGKPTEEELSHHFLWRIIKALPPAGHIGVFDRSHYEDVLIVRVHNLVAPEVWGARYGEINTFEKALVDEGMTLIKVAMFVSLDEQKARLAERLDRPDKYWKYNPADVDERLKWPLYQEAYQALLDKTSTDYAPWHVIPCDRKWYSRLAITELLIEALESMNLSWPPADFDVEAEKKRLAEA, encoded by the coding sequence ATGAGCGAGTCACACCTGCCGTCCTTGTGGACCCACGAGCCGCACACCCATCTCGAGTTCCGTCACGGCGACAAGGTCGCCGACATCGACGCCGGTGCGACCCCGGGGTTCAGGGGTAAGAAGGCCGACGCGCCCGCGCTGCAGGCCGAACGCAACGCACGATTCGCCGAGCTGCAGGAGATGCTGTACGCCAACAGCCGCTCCGGAGACCCCCGGGCGATACTGCTGGTGCTCCAGGGTATGGACACCGCGGGAAAGGGCGGGATAGTCAAACACGTTGCGGGAGCTGGTAATCCACAGGGTATTCGGTACAAAAGCTTCGGAAAGCCAACCGAGGAAGAGCTGTCGCACCACTTTCTGTGGCGCATCATCAAGGCATTGCCGCCCGCGGGCCACATCGGGGTCTTCGATCGCTCCCATTATGAGGACGTGCTGATCGTCCGGGTGCACAACCTGGTCGCGCCCGAGGTATGGGGAGCGCGCTACGGCGAGATCAACACCTTCGAGAAGGCACTCGTCGATGAAGGCATGACGCTGATCAAGGTGGCGATGTTCGTCTCGCTCGACGAACAGAAGGCCCGGCTGGCAGAGCGGTTGGATCGTCCGGACAAGTACTGGAAGTACAACCCCGCCGATGTCGACGAGCGGCTCAAGTGGCCGCTGTACCAGGAGGCGTACCAGGCGCTGCTGGACAAGACGTCGACCGATTACGCACCATGGCACGTGATTCCGTGCGACCGAAAGTGGTACAGCAGGTTGGCGATCACCGAGCTGTTGATCGAGGCGCTCGAGTCGATGAACTTATCGTGGCCCCCAGCCGATTTCGATGTCGAGGCGGAGAAGAAGCGACTCGCCGAGGCTTGA
- a CDS encoding TetR/AcrR family transcriptional regulator, with the protein MAEQISSVAVKTDGRKRRWHQHKVERRNELVDGTLEAIRRRGSNVSMDEIAAEIGVSKTVLYRYFVDKNDLTTAVMMRFAQTTLIPNMAAALSSNLDGYDLTRRIIGVYVETVAAEPEPYQFVMANNSASKSQAVARSEQIIARMLAVMLRRRMAEAGMDTGGVEPWAYHTVGGVQLATHSWMSNPRMSSDELIDYLTMLSWSALCGIVEVGGSLEKFRQDPHPSPVLPRQLLD; encoded by the coding sequence GTGGCAGAACAAATCTCGTCCGTCGCGGTCAAGACCGATGGACGCAAGAGGCGCTGGCACCAGCACAAGGTGGAACGGCGCAATGAGTTGGTCGATGGCACCCTGGAGGCGATTCGGCGCCGCGGCAGCAACGTCAGCATGGACGAGATCGCAGCCGAGATCGGTGTGTCCAAGACGGTGCTCTACCGCTACTTCGTCGACAAGAACGACCTGACGACCGCCGTGATGATGCGGTTCGCGCAGACCACACTGATCCCGAATATGGCTGCGGCTCTCTCATCCAACCTGGACGGCTACGACCTGACGCGCAGGATCATCGGGGTCTACGTCGAAACCGTCGCCGCCGAGCCGGAGCCGTACCAATTCGTGATGGCGAACAACTCGGCCTCCAAGAGCCAGGCCGTCGCACGCTCGGAGCAGATCATCGCTCGCATGCTCGCGGTGATGCTGCGGCGGCGCATGGCCGAGGCGGGGATGGACACCGGCGGCGTCGAGCCGTGGGCCTATCACACCGTTGGCGGCGTGCAGCTGGCCACGCACTCGTGGATGTCGAACCCACGCATGAGTTCCGACGAGCTGATCGATTACCTCACGATGCTGTCGTGGAGCGCGCTGTGCGGCATCGTCGAGGTCGGCGGGTCGCTGGAGAAGTTTCGGCAGGACCCGCATCCTTCGCCGGTTTTGCCCCGGCAACTGCTTGACTGA
- a CDS encoding DUF445 domain-containing protein, with product MAHRPSAGNPAPRSFAESLAAADSGADAERQRGLRRMKIVAVSFLLGATVIFLVCTWAQSQGAPPWVGYVRAAAEAGMVGALADWFAVTALFKHPLGIPIPHTAIIKRKKDQLGEGLGTFVRENFLSPEVVEAKLRDAQVAGRLGKWVSEPVHAQRVAAETSTVLRVLVEMLRDEDVQHVLDRMIIKRIAEPTWGPPIGRVLATLLAEGRQEALIQLLADRAFQWSLNAGEIIERVIERDSPTWSPRWVDHLVGDRIHRELMDFTDKVRRNPDHELRRSATRFLFEFADDLQHDAATIQRAENVKEQLMARDEVARAAETAWSAAKRIILESVDDPSSALRTRITDSVVHIGESLRDDADLRDKVDNWIIRAAQHLVSEYGVEITAIITETIERWDADEASRRIELHVGRDLQFIRINGTVVGSLAGLIIYSIAQLLF from the coding sequence GTGGCACACAGACCGAGCGCCGGCAATCCGGCTCCGCGTAGCTTCGCCGAGTCGCTGGCGGCTGCCGACAGTGGCGCCGATGCCGAGCGCCAACGCGGCCTGCGGCGGATGAAGATCGTCGCGGTGTCGTTTCTGCTCGGCGCCACGGTGATCTTTCTCGTATGCACCTGGGCTCAGTCCCAGGGGGCGCCGCCTTGGGTTGGCTATGTCCGCGCCGCCGCTGAAGCGGGCATGGTCGGCGCGCTGGCCGACTGGTTCGCTGTCACCGCGCTGTTCAAGCATCCGCTGGGTATCCCGATCCCACACACCGCGATCATCAAGCGCAAGAAAGACCAACTCGGCGAGGGGCTGGGGACGTTCGTCCGCGAGAACTTCCTGTCACCCGAGGTCGTGGAGGCCAAACTGCGCGACGCGCAGGTCGCCGGACGCCTTGGCAAGTGGGTCTCCGAGCCGGTGCACGCCCAGCGCGTAGCGGCCGAAACATCAACGGTGCTGCGGGTTCTGGTGGAGATGCTGCGCGACGAGGACGTTCAGCATGTTTTGGATCGCATGATCATCAAGCGCATCGCCGAACCGACGTGGGGCCCGCCGATCGGCCGCGTCCTGGCCACCCTGCTCGCCGAGGGCAGGCAGGAAGCACTGATCCAGCTGCTGGCCGATCGGGCCTTCCAGTGGTCGCTCAACGCCGGCGAGATCATCGAGCGCGTCATCGAACGCGACTCACCAACCTGGTCGCCACGCTGGGTCGACCACCTCGTCGGCGATCGCATCCACCGCGAGCTCATGGACTTCACCGACAAGGTGCGCCGCAACCCCGACCACGAACTGCGGCGCTCGGCGACCCGCTTCCTTTTCGAGTTCGCCGACGACCTCCAGCACGACGCGGCCACGATTCAGCGCGCCGAGAACGTCAAGGAACAACTGATGGCCCGCGACGAGGTCGCGCGGGCGGCGGAGACGGCGTGGAGTGCGGCCAAGCGGATCATCCTCGAATCGGTCGACGACCCGTCGTCGGCTCTGCGGACCCGCATCACCGACTCGGTCGTGCACATCGGAGAGTCGCTTCGTGACGATGCCGATCTCCGCGACAAGGTCGACAACTGGATCATCAGAGCGGCTCAGCATCTGGTGTCGGAATATGGGGTGGAGATCACAGCGATCATCACCGAGACCATCGAGCGCTGGGACGCGGACGAGGCCAGTCGCCGCATCGAATTGCATGTGGGTCGTGACCTGCAGTTCATCCGAATCAACGGCACCGTGGTGGGTTCGCTCGCGGGTCTGATCATCTATTCGATAGCTCAGCTACTCTTCTGA
- a CDS encoding helix-turn-helix domain-containing protein: MPQDEKIAAVVSNAAQDIGTFIRTQREAAQVSVRQLAEKAGVSNPYLSQIERGLRKPSADVLNQIAKALRVSAEVLYIRAGILEPSENNEVRDVIITDSAITERQKQVLLEIYTSFVQQNEAQHDEGQQNEGLQIEAARVQTDEEQTTE; the protein is encoded by the coding sequence ATGCCGCAGGATGAGAAGATCGCCGCAGTGGTGTCCAACGCTGCACAGGACATCGGCACCTTCATTCGCACGCAGCGCGAGGCAGCCCAGGTATCGGTACGGCAGTTGGCCGAGAAGGCCGGCGTCAGTAATCCCTACCTCAGTCAGATCGAGCGGGGATTGCGGAAACCCTCCGCCGATGTGCTCAACCAGATCGCCAAGGCGCTGCGGGTGTCCGCGGAAGTTCTCTATATAAGGGCGGGAATCCTGGAGCCCAGCGAGAACAACGAAGTCCGCGACGTCATCATCACCGACTCGGCGATCACCGAGCGGCAAAAGCAGGTGCTGCTCGAGATCTACACGTCGTTCGTCCAGCAGAACGAGGCCCAGCACGACGAGGGTCAGCAGAACGAGGGCCTGCAGATCGAAGCCGCGCGCGTCCAGACCGACGAGGAGCAGACGACTGAATAG
- a CDS encoding heparin-binding hemagglutinin, which yields MAKNTPAKNKNQPTADDLKAPLLAAVGAADLALERVNEIVAALRERAEDARTDAGTRVEETRARVTKLQEELPSQFGDLRERLSSEEVRKFAETYAEAAQTSYNKLVERGEAALERLRSQPALEEAAGRVEALSDQAVELTQEALGNVATQTRAVGERAAKLVGVELPKKAQKAAAPAKSAAKKAPAKAPAKKAAAKKAPAKKAPAKKVTQK from the coding sequence ATGGCTAAGAACACCCCGGCCAAGAACAAGAACCAGCCGACCGCTGACGACCTGAAGGCCCCGCTGCTCGCCGCAGTCGGCGCTGCCGATCTGGCCCTCGAGCGCGTCAACGAGATCGTCGCGGCCCTGCGCGAGCGTGCCGAAGACGCGCGCACCGATGCCGGGACCCGCGTGGAAGAGACCCGCGCCCGTGTGACCAAGCTGCAGGAAGAGCTGCCCTCGCAGTTCGGCGATCTGCGTGAGCGCCTGAGCTCCGAGGAGGTGCGCAAGTTCGCCGAGACCTACGCCGAAGCCGCGCAGACCTCCTACAACAAGCTGGTCGAGCGTGGCGAGGCCGCTCTCGAGCGCTTGCGCAGCCAGCCGGCTCTCGAAGAGGCCGCCGGTCGCGTCGAGGCCCTTTCGGACCAGGCCGTCGAGCTGACCCAGGAAGCGCTGGGCAACGTCGCCACCCAGACCCGTGCGGTCGGCGAGCGCGCCGCCAAGCTGGTCGGTGTCGAGCTGCCGAAGAAGGCCCAGAAGGCCGCGGCGCCCGCGAAGAGCGCCGCCAAGAAGGCTCCGGCAAAGGCCCCCGCCAAGAAGGCCGCCGCCAAGAAGGCTCCGGCCAAGAAGGCCCCGGCCAAGAAGGTCACGCAGAAGTAG
- a CDS encoding DUF2516 family protein, translating to MQLQNLAGYVLLLLAVVVLAFTLYAFVHAAMQRPDAYTAAGKLTKPVWLLIIGGAGAFALLTSLAGVSVFAIAIAAVATGIYLVDVRPKILEIQGKSR from the coding sequence GTGCAGCTCCAAAACTTGGCGGGTTACGTCCTCTTGTTGTTGGCGGTCGTCGTACTGGCCTTCACCCTCTATGCCTTCGTGCACGCCGCCATGCAGCGGCCCGACGCGTATACCGCGGCGGGCAAGCTCACCAAGCCGGTCTGGCTTCTGATCATCGGCGGTGCAGGTGCCTTCGCCCTGCTCACCAGCCTCGCCGGAGTCTCTGTTTTCGCGATTGCGATCGCTGCTGTCGCGACCGGCATCTACCTTGTCGATGTGCGGCCGAAGATCCTGGAAATTCAAGGAAAGTCCCGTTAA